CGTTTGGTTCCTGAGAAGACAAGGAAAAGAAGAGAAACTGAGTTAGACCCATTTGATGTTTTCACCCTTAAATagaattctctcttcttttccaaCGTTTCTTTCTTTATTCTCCCGTTTCTTGCTAACCAACCAGTTAGCTTCCTCGCGCAGGAAATACTTTGAGAAGGACGAccatgaagaagaaagagatgtAAGCGAGGGAATTACAGAGAAAGAAGCTGTAGAAGGAGAAGAAGGCATCGATGATGAAACGAATGACGTAACAGAGAGACTCCAGTGCATGGTCCTACACAAGAAAGATCCATCAAAACGAGGTAATTTCCCAGAAATTCCAGAAACTTTTCGTTCTCTGTCTTTCTGTTCGCgtgaaaatttcattaaattacATCGTGAGAATACGGTTTCTAGAAAATGCAGAGAGTGTATCATTCTTTTCTTGACagtgtatgtgtatgtttgttaGGTGAAGAATTTTCTTGGGAAAATTATGGTCTGTGGAGGCAAGAGCTGAAGAACAGAGCTGCGAGGCTGGAGAAACAGCTCAAGGCAAGATGGGCTTTGGAGGACCTCATCGAAGAACAATTGGACCGATACCACGCCCACTACTACCGGTCCATGGTCCCGGCCCGGCCCAAGGACGTGGCCCAACTCCTCATGCCCAAATGGGCTCCGCCCCAGGAGCTCGCCTCCCTGGCCTGGTTTGGTGACTGGCGGCCGTCTGCCATTCTGGACCTTCTCCGCGCTCTGGCCCGCTCCTCTTCATCCCTCTCGAGCTCGGGCGGAGCAGGAGCCGAGCGCCTCCTCTCGCAGCTGAGACACGAGGTGGGCATCGAGGAGAAGGTACTGGACGAGGCAATGGCGGAGATCCAAGCCACCTGTGTCCTCCACCTCCCATTCGGCCCAAAGGGCCGGAACCGCCCCTCGGGCAACCCAGCATTGGGGTGGGTGCAGTCTGAGTTCAAGAAGATCGAGCGGGTCGTGGCCAAGGCCCAGAAACTTAGGTCCAACTCACCCGGCCCATATGATTGTTAACTAACATTGTAACTGTAATAACTAGGTGAAGTTATTGACAACAGGTTCAAGGCACTGGAAACGGTGGTGAACAAGGTGTTGAGCCAGACCGAGGCGGCGGAGTTCTTGGTGGCGTTTGCGGGAATCCAAGACATGATTCACCAGTTCGCGCTGAACCAGAGGCTTCGAAAAGGTCCGGTTTCGGTGCGGATGAAGGCCATCGGATCTTGCTGAAACCGACATGCCCAAAGAGAGAGGAGATGGATGAATCAACCAAGGTAGTTTTTACGAATTCCACCATGTTAGCAATTTCCTTACTCACGGAGTTGCAGGATGATGTATGCATGGCTGTTGTTTTGTCCAAATTTCGAAATTGTATGATGCGATGATCGGAAACTATTTTTTTGTGAGAAAACATTTTGTTTGGGAGAATAATTTCATTTAGATTTATATGGGTTTGATCAAAGatgtaatatatttttttttcaaaataattttatattacatcttaacCAAATTCAATACAATTCTAAATCTATAAGCATATTTATTTCGAgttttgaatttatataaaatttaatattacttTACACTATCTTTTGTCAAAATTTACACAAAATCAAATCTAAGACTAGAAATGCAAGCTTTCAAAGTTATGATAGCAAAATGCATCAAAACCCGATGGGTGACAATTTAAAATGGATTCGAATTTTAGGCAATTCGGAACCGACCTGATTATAAACGGATCAACCCGAGTTCGAGTCGGGTCACCCGTTTATTTGTTCCACCTTACACATGAAACCCTATCCCCAAATTCCCATTCCCTTATCCCCGTATGCGGTATGCCGTATGCGTATCCCGCTGGTCGTATCCCTTCCCCATAAAACATGCTCCCAAGCTGCTGGCCCCCAAGGTTTGCTGTCCCAAGAGAGCTAGTCCCTATGTCAGTTTGCCTATAAATAAGGGCTAGAGAATGATTTGTGAGTGATTTTGGTGGAGAACATCTAGAGAGTGGAGAGAACTTTTGGGTGATAGAAAGAATAGAGGTTCTTTTTGGAAAGCAAGTAGAGAGTGTTCAGAGAGAGCAAAGAGGAATCAAGAAGAGAAGTTAGGGAAAGGAACCATTCAAAGTGAAGCTTGGCAGCTAGAGAAACCATTTACAGACACAGGCAGTGAAGAAGAAGTAAAGGCAGGAGAGGAAGGATCTAAGAGATAAGTAACATAATTCTCTCTCATTGTGACAAGTGCATAGGTTGTCTTGATTGCGTGATTTGGCTAAACGTTGTAGAAGGAATGGAAATTAGGGTTTGCTGCGTCATTAAAGAAAATTTGTGATTGAATCTAATGACAATATTCTTGAAATGAAAAATGCAATTTGAAAAATGAACTTGATTTTAATAGAAAAATGATTCTTGGATACTGCGTGAGCATTtaataaacccaaaatcccaaaattagaacaaataaaacggCAATCCAACCAATTTTTCCAAATCCCCAACCAAAACTCAAAATTAGTACCAAAACCTCCAAATTATAACCTCGCTTTCAATCTCTCAAAAACCAAAATTTGACCCCAAAATACCCCAAACCAAATCCCGAAAATTCTACCCAAAATACCCAATCTGACCTGAATACCCAAGTAAAAGTTACCCAAGTACCCAAGTCGGCCTTACCAGTGAGCTGGACTTGAGTCAACCCTACTTGAATATTCGGGTCAACTTGACCTGAGGACCCGAGTTAACCTAATCCTTCCTGCCCCAAggtaaacctaaaacctaaacccaaatcccactCAAATTGGGCTTAACCCTATGACCAACCTAAAccaagcctaaaacctaaactagCCCAAATCCAAGTCCAACCCAAATCTTAAAACCAAGCCCAACTTTAACTAAAATTACCTAAGCCCAAAACCTCCTAGCCTAGCCCCCACAAAACCCAAAGCCCATTCTAAATTAGAACCAAACCCAACTTGACTAAAGCCCAACAAGCACAAGCCAAGCCTAAACCTAATAGCCCAAAGCCCAACTGAACTAAACCAAGCCTAACTCGCAACCTAGTTTAGACCCAACCAAACTTAGTCCAATCTACCTAGACCCaaattaaaccataaacctaaccAAAGCCCAAATCAAACCCTAGCCTAACCCAAGCCCAAGCCCAAACGTAACCCAAGCCTCGACCTAATGCTAACCCTAGGTCAAAGTGACCTGAACCTTAGACCCCCTCTTTGGTTCacgagaaaatgaggaaaaatgcaagaaaaagggagagaaattgaaataaaataaaataaagagtaagagatCGGAGTTTACCTTGAATCTGGTTGTGAGCCAGAAAGAGGTTGTAGAGAACTCAAAACTCTTTGCACCTATGCCATTTGATCAAAAGCTacaaaagagagtgagaccaggaGGGTTAGAGAGAAATAGAGAATAGATGACAagtgactcacttctaaaaatgagtagcactatggTTATCTCAAgcataggagttacgtcgtgtaataattagctcaaACAGGCCAAATTGTCTTCTCAGagaatgcagattagttttaaactagcgcgaaataagaaaagaaaataagaaaacaattttactgagcatggttcagattcgaaatcttTGGAGTTTTGAAATATTTGTGTCGGAATTGAAACAAACAACATCTAAACTATGAACTTGACACGCACAAAATCAATCGACAACTCACTAAATtaacattcaaataataaatcaaagcAAAGACCTCTattaacttaaacaaatatttaatttcaacACACTAATGAACACACTAATAATAGACGAATCATTCAGTTTCGAcactaactttaaatgaaaacgactaaactctcaataaaaataattcTAGCAAAATTACTAAACTTAAACAAGCATTAAAGTAACGTTAAAGTAAAGAACTATAATGCAATAAACAAACACACTAATTATtttaaacctaaaaaaaaatctcaaacattaACGTTAAGTGAAGACGTACTAATCTCAACAATGAAATTAACTGAACTAAACAATTCTCAcactaattaacttaaacaaaGCTCATATCCCAACATCAACCTCACATGAAGACAATAACCTAATCAATAAtgtgaacaaaaattaaaat
This window of the Malania oleifera isolate guangnan ecotype guangnan chromosome 6, ASM2987363v1, whole genome shotgun sequence genome carries:
- the LOC131158515 gene encoding uncharacterized protein LOC131158515; protein product: MDHVKLLANADMACIGLKILLLFSSFYWQANKLASSRRKYFEKDDHEEERDVSEGITEKEAVEGEEGIDDETNDVTERLQCMVLHKKDPSKRGNFPEIPETFRSLSFCEEFSWENYGLWRQELKNRAARLEKQLKARWALEDLIEEQLDRYHAHYYRSMVPARPKDVAQLLMPKWAPPQELASLAWFGDWRPSAILDLLRALARSSSSLSSSGGAGAERLLSQLRHEVGIEEKVLDEAMAEIQATCVLHLPFGPKGRNRPSGNPALGWVQSEFKKIERVVAKAQKLRFKALETVVNKVLSQTEAAEFLVAFAGIQDMIHQFALNQRLRKGPVSVRMKAIGSC